In bacterium, the following are encoded in one genomic region:
- a CDS encoding GNAT family N-acetyltransferase, translating into MIRFLRFLVIANNSGPLKMMTCPPDTWEVFACNVHPSHWRRGFGSDLMTAMLSRLNREGAKMCTLWVLEGNLRAREFYGSLGFSEDASTRIEAANTRYPLSELRYARAIRAA; encoded by the coding sequence ATGATCAGATTTCTACGGTTTCTCGTGATCGCCAACAATTCGGGCCCTCTCAAGATGATGACGTGCCCCCCCGACACCTGGGAGGTCTTCGCCTGCAATGTGCATCCGAGCCACTGGCGCCGCGGCTTTGGCTCCGACCTCATGACCGCAATGCTGTCTCGCCTCAATCGGGAAGGTGCCAAGATGTGCACCCTGTGGGTTCTTGAAGGCAATCTGCGAGCAAGGGAGTTCTACGGCTCGCTAGGTTTCTCCGAAGACGCCAGCACGCGAATCGAGGCGGCGAACACGCGGTACCCGCTGTCTGAACTGCGATATGCCCGGGCCATACGTGCCGCCTGA